From a single Gadus morhua chromosome 3, gadMor3.0, whole genome shotgun sequence genomic region:
- the LOC115539823 gene encoding PC-esterase domain-containing protein 1A, whose translation MSYEAMASVGHQTAAQLLHNRSVVVIGDSIQRSAYKDLVLLLQRDGYLSDSQLRRKGELTFESDSLVEGGCLDQMHNGTNYREVREFRSTHHRVRFYFVTRVFSRYMSSVLEDLRADAPDVVLVNSCIWDISRYKAAWEEDYAEDLHLFLGQLKEAVPRETLVVWNLTMPLGRRVLGGFLTPEVASRAGTLRYDVVEANFIGGALADAYGADVLDMHFHFRLSLQQRTKDGVHWNALAHRRMTCLILGHAAEAWGVQLPPALPRTRTAFAIAGSMRCGLAPPRPATLRGPPSPPAPRKAPATTPAPKFQPYPSEQNQPPGARSPYIMKKQRTRWRQRAPYSYSQRPFLDAPYRQGPRKAPQYNQWSQHIEAAYNQRLREDAPYSQPLQHIFFPFP comes from the exons ATG AGTTATGAGGCCATGGCGTCCGTCGGCCATCAGACCGCGGCCCAGCTGCTGCACAACAGGAGCGTGGTGGTGATCGGGGACTCCA TCCAGCGGTCGGCGTACAAGgacctggtgctgctgctgcaaagGGACGGCTACCTGTCCGACAGCCAGCTCCGTAGGAAG GGCGAGCTCACCTTTGAGTCGGACTCCCTGGTGGAGGGCGGCTGCCTCGACCAAATGCACAATGGCACAAACTACCGGGAGGTGCGGGAGTTCCGCTCGACACACCACCGCGTCCGCTTCTACTTCGTGACGCGGGTGTTCTCACGCTACATGAGCAGCGTGCTGGAGGATCTCCGGGCCGACGCCCCCGACGTGGTGTTAGTCAACTCCTGCATCTGGGACATCTCCAG GTACAAGGCAGCGTGGGAGGAGGACTATGCTGAggacctccacctcttcctggGGCAGTTGAAGGAGGCGGTGCCCCGGGAGACGCTGGTGGTGTGGAACCTCACCATGCCCCTGGGCCGGAGGGTCTTGGGGGGCTTCTTGACACCAGAG gtGGCGTCCCGGGCGGGCACGCTGCGCTACGACGTGGTGGAGGCCAACTTCATTGGTGGCGCGCTGGCCGACGCCTACGGCGCCGACGTGCTGGACATGCACTTCCACTTCCGCCTCTCGCTGCAGCAGCGCACAAAGGATGGCGTCCACTGGAACGCCCTGGCCCACCGCCGTATGACCTGCTTGATCCTGGGGCACGCCGCCGAAGCCTGGGGGGTGCAGCTGCCCCCGGCACTCCCGCGGACCAGAACAGCCTTCG CCATCGCGGGAAGCATGCGCTGCGGCCTGGCTCCTCCACGCCCGGCCACCCTCCGCgggcccccctctcctcctgctcctcgtaaag CTCCTGCAACAACCCCGGCTCCCAAATTCCAGCCTTACCCGTCGGAGCAGAACCAGCCCCCCGGGGCCCGCTCTCCGTACATCATGAAGAAACAGCGCACCAGGTGGCGCCAACGCGCGCCCTACAGCTACAGCCAGCGGCCATTCCTGGACGCGCCCTACCGCCAAGGCCCGCGCAAGGCCCCACAATACAACCAGTGGTCACAGCACATAGAGGCGGCCTACAACCAGCGGCTGCGCGAAGACGCACCCTACAGCCAGCCACTGCAACACattttctttccctttccctGA